A genomic segment from Spinacia oleracea cultivar Varoflay chromosome 3, BTI_SOV_V1, whole genome shotgun sequence encodes:
- the LOC110798278 gene encoding uncharacterized protein, which translates to MEKIAKIDPKVVDYLSQVPKQWSRHKFEPQVVYDHNTTNFVESFNACTKPFRDMPVYTLMEEAGSWCMKKIGSRFGKAIEMGPNQLTEYAAGVLEERSQQSRFCSVTAAVGGEYEVKEGAVKYPIKLDARTCGCGVWQISGIPCRHGLRVIYHQRLEATDFVSHYFKGQAYKLTYSEHMHPMPDPTQWPSFDLSIILPPPMKRASGRPPKLRKRGKHDTRIKNIRMPFFIAPCINFFCCSSFFFIW; encoded by the exons ATGGAGAAGATTGCCAAAATTGATCCAAAGGTTGTTGATTATCTGTCCCAAGTGCCAAAGCAGTGGTCAAGGCACAAGTTTGAACCACAAGTGGTTTATGATCACAACACCACCAATTTTGTTGAATCTTTCAACGCTTGTACCAAGCCTTTTAGAGACATGCCAGTGTACACTCTGATGGAAG AGGCTGGGAGTTGGTGTATGAAGAAGATTGGGTCTAGATTTGGCAAGGCTATAGAAATGGGACCAAACCAATTGACTGAATATGCTGCTGGGGTATTAGAAGAGAGGAGTCAACAGTCTAGGTTTTGTTCTGTAACAGCTGCTGTGGGAGGGGAATATGAAGTGAAAGAGGGGGCTGTCAAATACCCTATTAAGTTAGATGCAAGGACTTGTGGTTGTGGAGTATGGCAAATATCTGGCATACCTTGCAGACATGGCCTTAGGGTTATTTACCACCAAAGACTTGAGGCTACTGATTTTGTGTCTCACTACTTCAAAGGGCAAGCATACAAGTTAACTTACTCAGAGCACATGCACCCCATGCCTGACCCAACCCAATGGCCTTCTTTTGACCTTTCTATTATCCTCCCACCACCCATGAAGAGAGCATCAGGTAGACCCCCTAAACTGAGAAAAAGAGGTAAACATGATACTAGAATAAAAAACATTAGAATGCCATTTTTTATAGCTCCATGCATTAATTTCTTTTGTTGCTCgagtttcttcttcatttggtga